From a region of the Methanolobus tindarius DSM 2278 genome:
- a CDS encoding cobaltochelatase subunit CobN — MVLTVCPALSAATFDFSDVPGANNTNYTLIAKTYTDDTETIVYDTLEDLINAPDGDFTFSDVPDGEYEIFFSYWIPAMNGWGVGNTTVTIENGEAVENLLFNGTLLYGDNDSYLWPQAEALHDTIVSGTVTSVSGNGSISGTAGFFDSSDAPSHYMKIARGAAIGLYSKEYVEADEEYLNITQPVNISCIVMDDDSAYMLREAVSQLDLEDQGVNISVYAFSRSSTSNISYTAPENVDLGDSDVIVLFSMTAMSFMAASVEDDVIAIVNGTKSENATIIDLGGFGLGTVELDKYPKLEEYWNNFYSINTERLLAYILINFCEGIDGNVWDPITVPTNGVYHPDMGRPSFETLEEYMEWYSTDDGTHHVYNPDNITIGIPFLINTNGDIGDRAIDDLISRLEAKGINVIPVHMHWLLYSSTPEYFKYEEEWLVDAFIDMGMGAMVTGVIYDTDYLQDVNVPVINAIEYEGTIEEWENSTTGRSYYYQYQIPIMEIGGEIESIVVSGKKYDEDHDAYVDEPIPAQMEWMINRTLNWINLKTTENEDRKVALIYYHNSPGRDTAMTATNLDVAPSIVSLLEGMEDRGYTLGNSTPNATELRQLVEDQGRNIGAWAPDELETIVSTNETELMPVEEYMEMFSQLPESCQNEVTEIWGEAPGDLMVYENESGKYFVFPKITLGNVILAPQPTRGGTNNTSILYHDQTTPPDHHYIAFYLWLQKQYEADVVIHFGQHGTQEWLKGKGVGLSATEDWPAIVIGDMPVVYIYNVGGISEGSVAKRRGNCVIVDHATPAIVDAGLYGELLELHDKIHLYTEADQNNDSIKYDYRNSTIELYESLGFENVLSVSAEELVDMTEEEYEEFVIYGEVHSYLHELASENMPYGLHILGETLEGEELVAMVKSLLGSSFKENVAAVYEGDEEELESANENNTLYKMLEDLLINGTEPEDILEIYLNETPSMYKEIAGVTHTYNNGTFGFTNLDGEDWANDWVNYSVYALESSGEEYLTGNEMLTIRGPQNATCEVELESSTLQEFNKIEALLPGDASLSGQVWYYSKMNSTNKTGVEMTVLLLQDDAVVAVDRTDGDGNFSFINLPDGTYTLRAYYYQYVAEMGGAQFYYIDQETTEHVLEEGESEEDYKLWVYTSGTEDEYNELQALTGNSSISGQTYYTSEGERINSTSLVILEKQSFRLSTDAQKVYDDLEDAITYAETLEACGGEIESVLNALEGQYIAPALGDDPIRSPSVLPTGKNFYSFNPYVIPSEETWNQGVELTDAFLEEWKEANDGEYPTKIGFVLWSAETLRHKGVMESEILYLMGVRPVWENGILSDVEIIPDEELTHPRIDVVVTITGVYRDTWELQIEMMDRAVAKVSELDDSDSTWDNYVKENSDGLYEYLNGTGNYTQEEAKDLSMDRVFGPDLGMYEVGSMGSAMSQSDTWNGNDSELAALYLSSMAYVYGEDVWGQHEPELFKKVLSGTEAIVFSRSGNDGRGSSGVVFDHVSTFYGGLALAIKEIDGEYPEMYIADLRDSENMETTTLVEYLYTELYSTYWNPTYISGLMESGYAGAAELLAILQDLAALDYTTGAVTDDMWQQIYDTYVLDSNDLGLEEWFNDNNPYALQSAYAQLIEAIRLGEWEASDDVLENLANKYQESVEEYGPCCCVLCCGNALLDDYANGHATSHQILDNPSTDLSSTSSGGSSGTGSAKIVPANNNENQESMSNQSSNANDGGYGTDTSRASTPDNYVEGNVMQAETNANQNSQSSTSGMSASGVAILGTVFVLLTLTVFYVGFKRN; from the coding sequence TTGGTACTGACCGTATGTCCTGCACTGTCAGCGGCAACATTCGATTTTTCAGATGTGCCTGGTGCAAACAACACAAATTACACCCTGATAGCAAAGACATACACAGATGATACGGAAACAATAGTATATGATACTCTTGAGGATTTAATAAATGCTCCTGACGGGGACTTTACCTTTTCAGACGTACCAGATGGTGAATATGAAATTTTTTTCTCATACTGGATTCCTGCTATGAATGGCTGGGGAGTAGGCAATACAACTGTTACCATTGAAAATGGGGAGGCTGTGGAAAATCTGTTGTTTAATGGAACTCTTCTATATGGAGACAACGATTCTTACCTATGGCCTCAGGCAGAGGCATTGCATGATACCATAGTCAGCGGAACTGTGACTTCTGTTTCCGGAAATGGTTCCATATCAGGGACAGCAGGATTCTTTGATTCCAGCGATGCACCCTCCCACTACATGAAAATTGCCAGAGGTGCAGCAATCGGATTATACTCAAAAGAGTATGTGGAAGCAGATGAAGAATACCTTAACATAACACAGCCAGTAAACATATCCTGCATAGTGATGGACGATGACAGTGCGTATATGCTCCGGGAGGCGGTTTCACAGCTAGACCTGGAGGATCAGGGGGTAAATATTTCGGTTTATGCCTTTAGCCGGTCATCTACTTCCAACATATCTTATACAGCACCTGAAAACGTTGATCTGGGAGATAGTGATGTGATTGTTCTGTTTTCCATGACAGCTATGTCTTTTATGGCTGCTTCTGTCGAAGATGATGTAATAGCCATCGTGAACGGGACTAAAAGTGAGAACGCCACTATTATTGATCTCGGAGGCTTCGGTCTGGGAACTGTAGAACTGGATAAATATCCTAAACTGGAAGAATACTGGAATAACTTCTATTCAATCAATACGGAAAGGCTGCTGGCCTATATACTGATCAATTTCTGTGAGGGGATCGATGGGAATGTATGGGATCCTATAACGGTTCCTACAAATGGTGTCTACCATCCGGATATGGGCAGGCCTTCTTTTGAAACACTTGAGGAATATATGGAGTGGTATTCTACGGATGACGGCACCCATCATGTGTACAATCCCGACAATATCACTATAGGCATACCTTTCCTGATCAACACAAATGGGGACATAGGAGACAGGGCTATCGATGATCTCATCAGCAGACTTGAAGCAAAGGGCATCAATGTAATTCCCGTACACATGCACTGGTTACTCTACAGCAGTACTCCGGAGTATTTCAAATATGAAGAAGAATGGCTTGTAGATGCTTTTATAGACATGGGAATGGGTGCCATGGTCACCGGCGTAATATATGACACGGATTACCTGCAGGATGTCAATGTTCCTGTTATCAATGCCATCGAGTATGAAGGAACCATAGAGGAATGGGAAAACAGTACCACAGGAAGGAGTTATTATTACCAGTACCAGATACCCATCATGGAAATTGGAGGGGAAATCGAATCCATAGTAGTCAGCGGCAAGAAATATGACGAAGACCACGACGCATACGTGGATGAGCCCATCCCTGCACAGATGGAATGGATGATTAACCGCACCCTGAACTGGATAAATCTCAAAACTACTGAGAACGAAGATCGCAAAGTTGCCCTGATCTATTACCATAACTCTCCGGGAAGGGATACAGCAATGACAGCCACCAACCTTGACGTGGCTCCCAGTATAGTCTCATTGCTGGAAGGAATGGAAGACCGGGGCTACACCCTTGGTAACAGTACACCCAACGCAACGGAGCTTCGCCAGCTGGTGGAGGATCAGGGACGCAATATTGGTGCCTGGGCTCCCGATGAACTGGAAACGATAGTAAGCACCAATGAAACGGAACTCATGCCAGTGGAAGAATATATGGAAATGTTTTCCCAGCTACCGGAGAGTTGCCAAAATGAAGTAACAGAAATATGGGGAGAAGCTCCCGGTGATCTTATGGTATATGAGAATGAAAGTGGAAAATATTTCGTATTCCCAAAGATCACTCTGGGTAATGTAATACTGGCTCCCCAGCCAACACGCGGAGGTACTAATAACACTTCCATCCTCTACCATGACCAGACCACACCTCCTGACCACCATTACATTGCTTTCTACCTGTGGTTACAGAAACAATACGAAGCTGATGTAGTTATCCATTTCGGACAGCACGGAACCCAGGAGTGGCTTAAGGGCAAAGGAGTGGGGCTTTCGGCTACTGAGGACTGGCCTGCCATAGTAATCGGAGATATGCCGGTGGTCTATATCTATAACGTCGGAGGAATTTCAGAAGGGTCTGTAGCGAAAAGAAGAGGCAACTGCGTAATAGTGGATCACGCTACACCGGCAATAGTTGACGCCGGACTATATGGAGAACTTCTGGAACTGCACGACAAGATACACCTCTACACGGAGGCTGATCAAAACAATGATTCAATCAAATATGATTACAGAAATTCGACAATAGAACTGTATGAATCCCTGGGATTTGAAAACGTTCTGAGTGTGTCTGCAGAAGAATTGGTCGATATGACGGAAGAGGAGTATGAGGAGTTTGTGATTTATGGAGAAGTTCACAGCTACCTGCATGAACTGGCCTCGGAAAATATGCCTTATGGACTGCACATCCTTGGTGAGACTCTGGAAGGGGAAGAGCTGGTAGCCATGGTCAAATCCCTGCTGGGAAGCAGTTTTAAGGAGAATGTTGCTGCGGTGTACGAAGGTGATGAAGAGGAACTGGAATCCGCCAACGAGAATAATACACTGTATAAAATGCTTGAAGACTTGCTGATTAACGGTACCGAACCGGAAGATATACTGGAAATATACCTGAATGAAACACCATCGATGTATAAAGAAATAGCAGGGGTTACTCACACATACAATAACGGGACCTTCGGATTTACTAATCTGGATGGAGAGGACTGGGCTAATGACTGGGTCAATTATTCAGTCTATGCATTGGAATCTTCCGGTGAGGAATACCTGACCGGAAATGAAATGTTGACTATAAGGGGACCCCAGAACGCAACCTGTGAAGTGGAACTGGAAAGTTCTACCCTACAGGAGTTCAATAAAATAGAAGCTCTTCTTCCGGGAGATGCCAGCCTTTCCGGCCAGGTATGGTATTATTCCAAAATGAACTCTACGAACAAAACCGGAGTGGAAATGACAGTCCTGCTCCTCCAGGATGATGCTGTGGTGGCAGTTGACAGAACCGATGGTGACGGAAACTTTTCATTCATTAACCTGCCTGATGGAACCTATACTCTTAGGGCATATTACTATCAGTATGTTGCGGAGATGGGCGGTGCACAGTTCTATTACATAGATCAGGAAACAACGGAACACGTTCTTGAAGAAGGGGAAAGTGAAGAAGACTACAAACTCTGGGTATATACAAGCGGAACCGAAGATGAATACAATGAATTACAGGCTCTCACAGGCAATTCATCAATCTCCGGCCAGACATACTATACTTCGGAAGGAGAACGAATAAATTCCACATCGCTTGTCATTCTGGAGAAGCAAAGTTTCCGCCTCTCAACCGATGCTCAGAAGGTATATGATGATCTTGAAGATGCTATCACCTATGCAGAAACCCTGGAGGCATGCGGAGGCGAGATTGAAAGTGTTCTGAATGCCCTTGAAGGACAATACATAGCCCCGGCTCTTGGGGACGACCCGATACGCAGTCCTTCAGTCCTCCCAACGGGCAAGAATTTCTATTCTTTCAATCCATATGTAATACCAAGCGAGGAGACCTGGAATCAGGGTGTGGAACTTACGGATGCATTCCTTGAAGAGTGGAAGGAGGCGAACGACGGAGAATATCCCACAAAGATAGGTTTTGTCCTCTGGTCAGCAGAAACCCTGCGGCATAAAGGCGTTATGGAATCCGAGATACTGTACCTGATGGGTGTCAGGCCGGTATGGGAGAATGGCATCCTTTCAGATGTGGAGATAATCCCGGACGAAGAACTGACCCATCCGCGTATTGATGTGGTGGTCACCATCACAGGTGTATACAGGGATACGTGGGAACTGCAGATAGAAATGATGGACAGGGCCGTGGCAAAGGTTTCGGAGCTGGACGATTCTGATAGTACCTGGGACAACTATGTGAAGGAAAATTCCGATGGTTTGTATGAGTACCTGAATGGAACCGGCAACTATACACAAGAGGAAGCAAAAGACCTTTCAATGGATAGGGTTTTTGGCCCTGATCTGGGAATGTATGAAGTCGGTTCAATGGGCTCTGCAATGTCCCAGAGTGATACATGGAATGGTAACGATAGCGAACTTGCGGCACTGTACCTGAGCAGTATGGCTTATGTATACGGTGAGGATGTATGGGGTCAGCACGAACCCGAGTTATTCAAAAAGGTACTAAGTGGCACGGAGGCTATTGTGTTCAGCAGGAGTGGCAATGACGGCCGCGGAAGCAGTGGAGTAGTCTTTGACCACGTCAGCACGTTCTACGGAGGACTGGCCCTGGCAATAAAGGAAATCGACGGGGAATATCCGGAAATGTATATTGCAGACCTGAGAGACTCGGAAAATATGGAAACAACAACCCTTGTAGAATACCTTTACACAGAGTTGTACTCCACCTACTGGAATCCAACGTATATATCAGGCCTGATGGAAAGTGGCTACGCCGGGGCGGCAGAATTGTTAGCTATTTTGCAAGATCTCGCTGCGCTTGATTATACCACGGGAGCTGTTACCGATGATATGTGGCAGCAGATATACGACACCTATGTACTGGATTCAAATGACCTTGGACTGGAAGAATGGTTTAATGATAATAATCCATATGCTCTCCAGTCCGCGTACGCCCAGTTAATTGAAGCAATAAGGTTGGGGGAATGGGAGGCTTCAGACGATGTACTTGAGAATCTGGCAAATAAGTACCAGGAATCCGTAGAAGAGTATGGCCCCTGCTGCTGTGTCCTTTGCTGTGGAAACGCTCTTTTAGATGACTATGCCAATGGACATGCAACATCGCATCAGATACTGGATAACCCCAGCACTGATCTCAGTAGTACTTCATCAGGCGGAAGTAGCGGTACCGGCAGTGCAAAGATTGTCCCTGCGAACAACAACGAGAACCAGGAAAGCATGAGTAACCAGAGTTCCAACGCAAACGATGGGGGCTACGGAACAGATACTTCGCGTGCTTCAACTCCTGACAACTATGTGGAAGGGAATGTAATGCAAGCCGAGACTAATGCAAACCAAAACAGCCAGAGTTCCACATCCGGAATGTCAGCCTCAGGGGTCGCAATACTCGGAACAGTGTTTGTGTTGCTGACTCTCACAGTATTCTATGTGGGATTTAAGAGAAATTGA
- a CDS encoding DUF2162 domain-containing protein produces MDIAYSIVVGILLSILVFGMKTGAGCGFSSIGFKKILLLGGTYFIISLIMGSLTGYINIQGLQDIAGKGMVVHSILAILLIGVGIYTNKKWNCGCDVSKHTFVLLSLPCPVCLAALFLSCMILVTTFEVNGMLVGLLVGLVFFISVVSSAYLFRKMGKKPDTLGNIMVFLGLFYMLSILLIPSFIKMQSMNITPVSSESVGIIPFLVFGIFILAGYLKEKIRRHS; encoded by the coding sequence ATGGATATTGCTTATTCTATTGTAGTTGGTATATTGTTATCAATCCTGGTCTTCGGCATGAAAACCGGCGCAGGATGTGGCTTTTCAAGTATAGGGTTTAAAAAGATATTATTGCTTGGAGGGACCTATTTCATAATATCCCTGATCATGGGTTCCCTTACCGGATATATAAATATCCAGGGATTGCAGGATATTGCAGGAAAAGGTATGGTCGTACACTCAATCCTTGCAATCCTGCTTATAGGTGTAGGGATCTATACGAATAAAAAATGGAATTGCGGATGTGACGTTTCAAAGCATACCTTTGTATTACTTTCACTTCCCTGTCCCGTATGTCTTGCAGCCTTGTTCCTTTCATGTATGATTCTGGTTACGACTTTTGAAGTAAATGGAATGCTTGTAGGACTTCTTGTAGGACTTGTATTCTTCATATCAGTGGTGAGTTCCGCATACCTTTTCAGGAAAATGGGTAAAAAACCCGACACACTTGGAAATATAATGGTATTTCTGGGACTTTTTTATATGCTAAGCATCCTGCTAATCCCGTCATTTATCAAAATGCAGTCAATGAACATAACACCCGTATCATCTGAAAGTGTAGGAATAATACCTTTCCTTGTATTCGGTATATTCATCCTGGCAGGGTATTTGAAAGAGAAGATAAGGAGGCATTCATAA
- a CDS encoding MotA/TolQ/ExbB proton channel family protein, with amino-acid sequence MAFESFVFQTLYIFSASLLYPVIITLILLVIFSLSLIGEFLSEYSKRNRDPANLEQCCTVVRKNIGSQDFKKAAVSLQNIKQNQMVIDFANAASKHLENNMLPSIEWLAQEFEIRMSKRLEQTRIVATISPMLGLMGTLIPLGPALIGLSNGDIEQLANNLMIAFATTVVGLFAGSIGYVLTQIRKRWYWQDMADIDYILETLEVKA; translated from the coding sequence ATGGCTTTTGAGTCTTTTGTATTCCAGACGCTGTACATATTTTCAGCTTCCTTACTGTATCCTGTGATTATCACATTGATCCTGTTGGTTATCTTTTCACTATCCCTGATAGGAGAATTCCTCTCAGAATACTCAAAAAGGAATCGTGACCCTGCCAATCTGGAACAGTGCTGTACTGTTGTAAGAAAGAATATTGGCTCACAGGATTTCAAAAAGGCTGCAGTATCCCTGCAAAATATCAAACAGAACCAGATGGTAATAGATTTTGCAAATGCAGCCTCAAAACATCTTGAGAATAATATGCTGCCTTCCATCGAATGGCTGGCACAGGAATTTGAGATCAGGATGTCAAAGAGACTGGAACAGACCAGGATAGTTGCCACTATTTCGCCTATGCTGGGACTTATGGGTACCCTTATACCTCTTGGACCTGCACTCATCGGACTATCTAACGGCGACATAGAACAACTTGCAAACAATCTCATGATAGCCTTTGCTACAACGGTTGTAGGCCTTTTCGCAGGAAGCATTGGATATGTTCTCACCCAGATCAGAAAAAGATGGTACTGGCAGGACATGGCAGACATAGATTACATTTTAGAGACTCTGGAGGTTAAAGCTTGA
- a CDS encoding DUF2149 domain-containing protein codes for MKRKSRRRLIDNEDEQNPLTGVANLFDIAMVFSVALLVALVMSYQLPELLDPSEDLTIIKNPGQQDMKIIIKEEGKPIEVLNMTDEVGGGTGEALGTAYRLADGRVIYVPEDSEESAENN; via the coding sequence TTGAAGCGAAAAAGCCGAAGAAGACTCATAGATAACGAAGATGAGCAAAATCCCCTTACAGGGGTTGCTAATCTTTTTGATATTGCCATGGTCTTTTCCGTTGCCCTTCTTGTTGCTCTTGTTATGTCATACCAGTTACCGGAGTTACTGGACCCCAGTGAGGATTTAACAATTATCAAAAATCCTGGACAGCAGGATATGAAAATAATAATCAAAGAGGAAGGCAAGCCAATAGAAGTCCTGAACATGACAGATGAGGTAGGAGGCGGAACAGGGGAAGCCCTTGGGACTGCATACAGGCTGGCTGATGGCAGAGTGATCTATGTGCCTGAAGACAGCGAAGAATCAGCGGAAAACAATTGA
- a CDS encoding metal-dependent transcriptional regulator, whose product MTTLWEHLPFLWISRFEIIFDGMKYFSIVKKVKAGWMMLSRKAENYLKAIMTIESEKGYARIKDIAGAMNVRAPSATEMVKRLDKEGYVSYVKYGSVNLTSKGNNVARIAENRHDHLKSLLMDIIHVPESIAEKDALVLEQQLHDVTIEKMKKYVRSRRPGH is encoded by the coding sequence ATGACAACATTATGGGAACATCTTCCGTTTCTGTGGATCAGCAGATTTGAGATTATATTTGATGGAATGAAATATTTCAGTATTGTCAAAAAGGTTAAGGCTGGATGGATGATGCTATCGAGAAAAGCAGAGAACTATTTGAAAGCTATAATGACTATCGAATCTGAAAAAGGCTATGCACGCATTAAGGATATTGCAGGAGCAATGAATGTCAGGGCTCCAAGTGCAACTGAAATGGTAAAACGCCTGGATAAAGAAGGTTATGTAAGCTATGTAAAATACGGAAGTGTGAACCTTACTTCAAAAGGAAACAATGTAGCAAGGATTGCGGAGAACAGGCATGATCATCTGAAATCCCTTCTCATGGACATCATACATGTCCCTGAGAGTATTGCAGAAAAAGATGCTCTTGTCCTTGAACAGCAACTTCATGACGTGACTATTGAAAAAATGAAAAAGTATGTCCGGTCGAGAAGACCGGGCCACTGA
- a CDS encoding ABC transporter ATP-binding protein has product MKENKSWDLYADNRKDILSIVGLNFLSDIPRGLFNGLLYLFILGLVLPVLNNTAHDFSYLWELFAFYISAFVLYLMLTVISQTNNYVRAYSISTDLRIVLGNKLRRLQLGFFKQKDPGDVTGRLLHDVSQAETTLSHNLPDIVTSVVVPVLIGLFLIYVNAEMAGIMLLSVLIAAFFVILARRIIAALGMEHVTAINQTSSRILEYARSVKLLKSYDMTGDKFSILDNTMRKLKKLSFKSEVYAGIPVQIFLLLLDAGYLIMLSAGATMTLTGDISIPELFTFAVLGYYFFAPIKKLGPILVLMRYTRLSIDRIGEVLTAEELPFDAEQELPDDNTIEFNNVSFRYKDKDVLKNINCRFPVNSMTALVGLSGSGKSTMINLIARFWDVQSGSISIGGVPVKELNPDLLLSRISMVFQDVYLFNDTIANNIRVGKQYATLEEIKKAARLARCDEFIEKLPQGYDTIVSEGGSSLSGGERQRISIARAILKDAPIVLLDEATASLDPENEAVIQEALENLVRGRTLIVIAHRFKSIENADQILVLDDGKISESGTHDLLVSGGGLYQRLWMMQQQAGGWKMRSSDPAVKYDNIMGTSSVSVDQQI; this is encoded by the coding sequence ATGAAAGAAAATAAATCATGGGATTTATATGCTGATAACAGGAAAGACATCTTAAGCATAGTTGGCCTTAATTTCCTGTCCGATATTCCCAGGGGATTATTCAATGGTCTGCTTTACCTGTTCATCCTGGGATTGGTACTACCGGTGTTAAACAATACGGCACATGATTTTTCCTATCTCTGGGAATTATTTGCTTTCTATATCTCAGCATTCGTACTTTACCTGATGTTAACTGTGATAAGCCAGACCAATAACTATGTACGTGCTTACTCTATCTCAACTGACCTGCGTATTGTTCTGGGAAATAAGCTCAGGCGTCTTCAGCTTGGTTTTTTCAAACAGAAGGATCCGGGAGATGTCACAGGCCGTCTTTTGCATGATGTCAGCCAGGCAGAAACAACATTATCACATAACCTGCCGGATATAGTTACTTCAGTGGTAGTGCCTGTGCTTATTGGCCTGTTCCTGATATATGTGAATGCGGAAATGGCCGGTATAATGCTGCTGTCTGTGCTTATTGCTGCATTTTTTGTAATTCTGGCCCGGCGGATAATAGCCGCACTTGGAATGGAGCATGTAACAGCTATTAATCAGACTTCCTCAAGGATACTTGAATATGCACGCTCTGTAAAACTACTCAAATCATATGATATGACAGGTGACAAATTCAGCATACTTGACAACACCATGAGAAAACTGAAAAAACTCAGTTTCAAAAGTGAAGTATATGCCGGAATTCCTGTCCAGATCTTCCTGTTACTGCTGGATGCAGGATACCTGATCATGCTGTCAGCTGGAGCCACAATGACTCTTACAGGTGATATATCAATACCGGAACTTTTTACTTTTGCAGTACTTGGGTATTATTTCTTTGCTCCCATCAAAAAGCTTGGACCTATCCTGGTCCTGATGCGCTACACACGTCTTTCAATTGACCGCATTGGTGAAGTCCTGACTGCAGAAGAATTGCCGTTTGATGCCGAACAGGAACTTCCTGATGATAACACAATTGAGTTCAATAATGTCAGTTTCCGTTACAAAGACAAAGATGTCCTGAAAAACATAAACTGTCGTTTTCCGGTGAACTCCATGACAGCTCTTGTAGGACTTTCAGGTTCCGGAAAATCAACAATGATAAACCTGATAGCGCGTTTCTGGGATGTCCAGTCAGGTTCCATTAGTATTGGTGGAGTTCCGGTTAAAGAGCTTAATCCTGATCTTCTCCTTTCCCGTATATCAATGGTATTTCAGGATGTGTATCTTTTCAATGACACTATAGCTAATAATATACGGGTGGGTAAGCAGTATGCTACACTTGAGGAAATAAAGAAAGCTGCAAGACTTGCACGCTGTGATGAGTTTATTGAAAAACTTCCGCAGGGTTATGATACGATTGTAAGTGAAGGTGGCAGCTCACTTTCAGGTGGTGAGCGCCAGAGAATATCAATTGCAAGGGCAATCCTGAAAGATGCACCTATAGTCCTGCTGGATGAGGCAACGGCATCACTGGATCCTGAAAATGAAGCAGTCATCCAGGAGGCTCTGGAGAATCTGGTAAGAGGACGTACTCTTATTGTTATTGCACACCGGTTTAAGTCCATAGAAAATGCGGACCAGATACTTGTTCTGGATGACGGTAAAATATCCGAATCCGGGACACATGACTTACTTGTATCAGGAGGAGGGTTGTACCAGAGGTTATGGATGATGCAACAACAGGCAGGAGGATGGAAGATGCGAAGTTCTGATCCTGCGGTAAAATATGACAACATTATGGGAACATCTTCCGTTTCTGTGGATCAGCAGATTTGA